In Gracilibacillus salitolerans, the sequence ATTATTTAAAACAAATCATTGTTCATTCCTAGTGGATTTGTTGTTTATCTTGATTTATTCAACAAATCTTTCTATATCCCTTGATGATTTGTTGTTTATCTTAGACTATTCCGGCAGTGTCTGGCGCCAATATCAGAAAAAGCCGAGTGCTTATTTTACACTGCACCCGGCTTTTTATCATTTCAAGGTAATTATTGCTTTTGCTTTATGGTTAGAAAAATCTAATTGATAACCTGGTTCTCCAAAGTAAGGGAAACCGTCTTTTGTCCAGAATAGGCGTTGAATACGCGCATGTCGGTTATGATCGTATAATGGATTCTCTGTATTAAACCCTTTATATGGACGAGCGTGGTAAACTAAAAGTTCGTAGCCATCCTCATCAACACTAAAACTATTATGTCCCGGTCCATACTCGCTCGTGTTATCACTGGATACCAGCACAGGATCTTTTTCTTTCGTCCAGGAGTCTGGATCTAATAAATCACTGTCTACATCGGCATGTAATAATCCCATCGCATAATTTTCATCTGTAGCACTCGCAGAAAATCCTATGAAAATTTTTTTATCATTCTTAATCATTGCAGGACCTTCATTGACATCAAAGCCAATTACTTCCCAATCATACTCTGGAATGGATAGGAGAACTTGCTTCTTAATCGTCCATGGATTCTCCATTTCAGCGATATAAAGGTTCGAAATTTGATCATTATCCACCTTTTGCGCCCACACTAGATAACGTTTGCCTTGATGTTCGAATGTTGTTGCATCAAGAGAGAAACTTTGAAATTCCGTATTAATTTGTCCTTTTTCTACCCATTCACCCTCTAATGGATTTTCTGCATCACATTCTAATACATACGGACGAATTGCCCAAACATCATCTTTGTCCCCGGCAGCAACATGAATATACCATTTCCCATCAATAAAATGGATCTCTGGTGCCCAAATATGTTCAGACATTATACCTGATTCATGTTTCCACCAGATCACTTTCTCCTCTGCTTGTGGTAATTCATCAATTGTTTTTGCTCTTCTTAAGACAACACGGTCATACAATGGGTATGAGCCTGTAAAATAATAGTAACCATCTGTATGCTTATATAAATATGGGTCTGCTCGCTGTTCAATAAAAGGCTTAGGGTAATCTTTATGTTCCACCTCACCCTCAACCTCAAGGCTTCCTTTATCAAAAAGTTCATTTTTATTAACAGAATCCCAGCTTACATTAAACTCTGCGGTAATGTTATCATTGAGATCTACTAGTACTTGTTCCGGTAATCGAATATCTTCGCCTTTGGCAATATCGATTTCCACATTATGAATACGCTTTACATCCATCTTTGACATCCTTTCCATTCCTTTCTCATTAACTTCTATTATAAACGAGTCAACTTGTACTTACAACTATATAGTTAATTTTAAAATACAAAAAACTGAACTAAAAAATAAAAACCAACAGTATGTTACACTGTTGGCTTTTATATTTCACTATTATGTTTAACAAATCGTCGCATTCTTTTCATAGATTCATCTAATTGTTTAATTGATGTAGCGTAGGAACAACGGATATATCCCTCTCCACTTTCACCAAAAACCTGTCCCGGTACAACGGCAACTCTTTCTTCTTCTAATAATTTTTGCGCAAATTCTTCTGAGCTATAACCAGTTTCTTTTATAGATGGGAATACATAAAATGCACCACCAGGCAAATGGCATGATAACCCCATCTCATTTAATGCTTTCACGACAAAATTCCGACGTTGACGATAGCTGGTCTTCATTTCTCTGACACTTTCATTTCCATGGCGTAATGCTTCTAACGCCCCATGTTGTGCCATTGTCGGTGCACACATCATTGTGTATTGATGAATTTTTGTCATAGCTTGCATAATAGCTGTTGGACCCGCAGCATAACCGAGTCGCCAACCTGTCATAGCAAAAGATTTAGAAAATCCGGAAATCACAATCGTCCGCTCTTTCATTCCATCGACAGATGCGATACTAGTTACTGCTTCATCATAAGCTAGCTCTGCGTAAATTTCATCGGATAAAACAATTAAGTCATTTTTTCGTACAACCTGCGCTATTCCGTACAATTCTTCCCTGCTTAACACCGATCCAGTTGGATTGTTAGGACTGCACAAAACAATAGCCTTTGTTCTTGGCGTTATCGCTGTTTCGATTTGTTCTGGTGTAATCTTAAACTCATTATCTGCTGTAGCACTTACAGATACAGGTACACCACCTGTCAACGAAATAGCAGGACTATAGGAAACAAAGCACGGCTCGACAACAATCACTTCATCTCCAGGATTCACAATCGCTCGTAAAGCTAAATCAATCGCCTGACTGGCACCTACTGTCACTAAGATTTGATCTTCCGGATTATAAGAAATAGAAAATGTATCTCGAAGATACTTACTGATCTCTTCTCTTAATTCGATTAAACCCGCATTAGCCGTATAGGCAGTATACCCTTGCTCCAAAGAATGATAACTCGCTTCTATTACATTCCAAGGAGTTACAAAATCCGGCTCCCCAACCCCCAGCGAGATAACATTATCCATTTGAGAAGCAAGATCAAAAAACTTGCGAATACCAGATGGCTGTAGTTCTTTAACATGGTTTGCTAAGTATGATTTACTCATGGTGTCACCATGATTCGTTTGTCATCATCGTCACCTTCATCAAAAATAATTCCATCATGCTTATATTTTTTCAGAATGAAATGAGTTGTAGTGGAAAGTACCGTATCTAACGTGGACA encodes:
- a CDS encoding family 43 glycosylhydrolase, whose translation is MDVKRIHNVEIDIAKGEDIRLPEQVLVDLNDNITAEFNVSWDSVNKNELFDKGSLEVEGEVEHKDYPKPFIEQRADPYLYKHTDGYYYFTGSYPLYDRVVLRRAKTIDELPQAEEKVIWWKHESGIMSEHIWAPEIHFIDGKWYIHVAAGDKDDVWAIRPYVLECDAENPLEGEWVEKGQINTEFQSFSLDATTFEHQGKRYLVWAQKVDNDQISNLYIAEMENPWTIKKQVLLSIPEYDWEVIGFDVNEGPAMIKNDKKIFIGFSASATDENYAMGLLHADVDSDLLDPDSWTKEKDPVLVSSDNTSEYGPGHNSFSVDEDGYELLVYHARPYKGFNTENPLYDHNRHARIQRLFWTKDGFPYFGEPGYQLDFSNHKAKAIITLK
- a CDS encoding aminotransferase translates to MSKSYLANHVKELQPSGIRKFFDLASQMDNVISLGVGEPDFVTPWNVIEASYHSLEQGYTAYTANAGLIELREEISKYLRDTFSISYNPEDQILVTVGASQAIDLALRAIVNPGDEVIVVEPCFVSYSPAISLTGGVPVSVSATADNEFKITPEQIETAITPRTKAIVLCSPNNPTGSVLSREELYGIAQVVRKNDLIVLSDEIYAELAYDEAVTSIASVDGMKERTIVISGFSKSFAMTGWRLGYAAGPTAIMQAMTKIHQYTMMCAPTMAQHGALEALRHGNESVREMKTSYRQRRNFVVKALNEMGLSCHLPGGAFYVFPSIKETGYSSEEFAQKLLEEERVAVVPGQVFGESGEGYIRCSYATSIKQLDESMKRMRRFVKHNSEI